One genomic region from Chthonomonas calidirosea T49 encodes:
- a CDS encoding DEAD/DEAH box helicase, translated as MIWFLRGCVPLFLPRHARSAELILRYARDLLQARAPELVDRIAAYRAGYTLKERRRVEEQLFSGQLLGVTSTNALELGIDIGGLQASILTGYPGSVASTWQQAGRAGRGEEPALSVLVAYNSPLDQFLMNNPDYFFKKTCEHVALNPDNRRILRAHLLCAAYEKALSEEDLALLGPATESCIKVLEEEGTLVRHGGRWLYNAGDNPAAWVSIRSAGGAPFRIEDVFGKLIGTEEPASAFRTLHPGAIYLHMGETYLVQELDIEGRRAIVSPATVNYYTRSSSTTDVIILRARSSQDYEHFTAHFGEVVVTNRVVSYQRIKLYTEEVLSIEPLDLPEQTYETEAVWFTVPASLCQQLAGFTQDLMGSLHALEHAAIGLLPLLSGTDPDDVGGVSYFQHPDTALPSVFIYDGYPGGVGLSELAYANLLFLLEATRSLLQQCPCREGCPSCVQSPLCGNNNQPLDKRGALALLNLLLGEKRPAVEASVQR; from the coding sequence GTGATCTGGTTTCTCAGGGGGTGCGTACCATTGTTTTTACCAAGGCACGCAAGGAGCGCCGAGCTTATTCTCCGCTATGCTCGCGATCTGTTGCAGGCTAGAGCGCCCGAACTTGTCGATCGAATCGCAGCCTACAGAGCCGGCTATACTTTGAAGGAGCGCCGCCGTGTGGAGGAACAGTTGTTCTCCGGGCAGTTATTGGGGGTAACATCCACCAACGCCCTAGAGCTTGGCATTGACATTGGGGGACTGCAGGCGTCCATACTTACCGGTTATCCAGGCTCAGTGGCCTCCACATGGCAGCAGGCGGGACGCGCCGGTAGGGGCGAAGAACCCGCTTTAAGTGTGTTGGTTGCCTACAATAGCCCTCTAGATCAGTTCCTTATGAACAATCCCGACTATTTCTTCAAGAAAACCTGCGAGCACGTGGCGTTGAATCCCGACAATCGGCGCATTCTGCGAGCACATCTGTTATGTGCGGCTTACGAGAAAGCTCTCTCCGAAGAGGATTTGGCGCTGCTCGGGCCGGCCACAGAGAGCTGCATCAAAGTGCTTGAGGAGGAGGGCACTTTGGTACGCCACGGTGGCCGCTGGCTCTATAACGCTGGGGACAATCCGGCTGCATGGGTAAGCATACGCTCTGCCGGTGGGGCGCCTTTCCGCATCGAGGACGTCTTTGGCAAACTGATCGGCACGGAAGAACCGGCAAGCGCTTTTCGGACGCTCCATCCAGGAGCGATCTATCTTCATATGGGGGAGACCTACCTGGTGCAGGAGTTAGATATAGAAGGGCGCCGGGCCATTGTAAGTCCTGCAACGGTTAACTACTATACGCGTTCCAGCAGCACCACGGACGTGATCATACTGCGGGCACGGAGTTCACAGGACTATGAGCATTTTACCGCTCACTTCGGAGAGGTAGTGGTTACCAACAGAGTGGTGTCGTATCAACGCATAAAACTGTACACCGAGGAGGTGTTAAGTATCGAGCCGTTAGACTTGCCGGAGCAGACCTACGAGACCGAAGCGGTGTGGTTCACAGTGCCCGCCTCGCTTTGTCAGCAGCTGGCCGGGTTTACCCAAGATCTGATGGGTAGCCTGCACGCTCTAGAGCACGCGGCTATCGGCCTCCTACCTCTGTTAAGTGGTACCGATCCAGATGATGTGGGAGGAGTCTCTTACTTCCAGCATCCGGATACTGCTTTGCCGAGCGTCTTTATCTACGATGGATATCCTGGTGGGGTGGGCCTTTCGGAGTTGGCCTACGCGAACTTACTGTTTTTATTGGAGGCAACCCGTTCTCTACTCCAACAATGCCCCTGCCGGGAAGGGTGCCCGTCTTGTGTGCAATCGCCTCTGTGTGGAAATAACAACCAGCCGCTGGATAAACGGGGAGCTTTGGCGCTGCTGAATCTGCTGCTGGGAGAGAAGCGACCTGCTGTGGAGGCGAGCGTACAGCGGTGA
- the trpC gene encoding indole-3-glycerol phosphate synthase TrpC, which produces MSMLSEILATKRTEVAYRAEHTPLQLLQERLIDAPPPRDFVKALRQLPGPTLIAEVKKASPSKGVIRADFDPIAIAKAYEANGAACLSVLTDEPYFQGKLDYLTSIREVVSLPLLRKDFIIDPWQIAESRAAGADAILLIVAALSPCLLRDLLHLSQEYGMAALVEVHDREELHEALDAGASLIGINNRDLHTFQTSLNVTFDLLAELPPDPNRTIVSESGIFTHDDVLRLGQAGVHSVLIGEALMREADVGAKVREILGR; this is translated from the coding sequence ATGAGCATGCTTTCAGAGATACTGGCCACGAAACGCACAGAAGTGGCCTACCGCGCAGAACATACCCCTCTACAACTCCTCCAAGAGCGCCTTATTGACGCTCCTCCTCCCCGTGACTTCGTGAAGGCGCTTCGTCAACTTCCAGGCCCAACTCTTATTGCTGAGGTGAAAAAAGCCTCGCCGTCGAAAGGCGTCATTCGAGCCGACTTCGATCCCATTGCCATTGCGAAAGCCTATGAGGCAAACGGCGCCGCCTGCCTCTCGGTGCTCACCGATGAGCCCTATTTTCAAGGAAAACTCGACTATCTTACCAGCATACGTGAGGTCGTTTCTCTGCCTCTCCTGAGAAAAGACTTTATCATAGATCCATGGCAGATCGCGGAGAGTCGCGCCGCCGGCGCCGATGCCATCCTGCTTATTGTGGCAGCCCTCTCGCCTTGCCTGCTACGCGATCTTCTCCATCTCTCTCAAGAGTACGGCATGGCCGCCCTTGTTGAAGTCCACGACCGAGAAGAGTTACACGAGGCTCTCGACGCTGGCGCTAGCCTTATTGGCATCAATAACCGCGATCTCCACACCTTCCAGACCTCACTTAACGTTACCTTCGACCTGCTGGCAGAGCTACCCCCCGATCCCAACCGAACTATCGTCAGCGAGAGCGGTATCTTTACCCATGACGACGTCCTGCGATTAGGACAGGCCGGCGTTCACTCCGTGCTCATCGGTGAAGCGCTCATGCGAGAGGCCGATGTAGGGGCCAAAGTGCGAGAAATTCTCGGCCGTTAG
- a CDS encoding phosphatidylglycerol lysyltransferase domain-containing protein, whose translation MSSAFLRQEVEALPTCQLMDVHQWAHTMVRRYGRQSIAYQTLLPGVVLRAYPQLPALVGYVERWHARVVVGLPITPLESLQESMAIFEREAAEAGRSVCYFGVEEGDAACLGRRGRMRIGAQPIWIPGRWAQTLKQHPSIHAQIRRARNKGVEVHEWPLGCVSESRALRACLRDWISHHRLPPMHFLAEPDILAHLYDRRVFVAEREGVPVAFLIATPIPKRKGWLVEQLIRGSSAPNGTSELLLDALMGAVRGAEMVSLGLTPLTLQGKEEGVEALWLRLVVRWARMHGRRFYNFHGIEAFRARLAPDRWENVYAVVNAPQFTQKDLFAIIAAFTQEPVSIYLMRALFRAAQWEWRRGQEVVTRLSSLLSILKNRGKGC comes from the coding sequence ATGTCATCGGCCTTTTTAAGACAAGAGGTAGAGGCTCTGCCGACATGCCAACTTATGGATGTGCACCAATGGGCGCACACGATGGTTCGGCGCTACGGCAGGCAGTCTATTGCCTATCAGACATTGCTACCGGGAGTTGTGCTACGGGCTTATCCTCAGTTGCCAGCTTTGGTGGGGTATGTTGAGCGCTGGCATGCGCGCGTTGTTGTAGGGTTGCCGATCACGCCTTTAGAAAGTCTGCAAGAGTCTATGGCGATATTTGAACGAGAGGCTGCCGAAGCGGGACGTTCCGTCTGTTATTTTGGGGTAGAGGAAGGGGATGCGGCGTGTTTGGGCCGTAGGGGACGAATGCGGATCGGCGCACAGCCCATATGGATCCCGGGTCGTTGGGCGCAGACGTTGAAGCAACATCCTTCGATCCATGCGCAGATTCGTCGGGCGCGCAACAAGGGGGTTGAGGTTCACGAATGGCCTTTAGGGTGTGTTAGCGAAAGTAGGGCGTTAAGGGCTTGTCTAAGAGATTGGATAAGCCACCATAGGCTTCCTCCCATGCATTTTCTTGCCGAGCCGGATATTTTAGCCCATCTTTACGACCGCCGAGTGTTCGTGGCAGAGCGTGAGGGCGTTCCTGTTGCCTTCCTCATTGCAACCCCGATCCCGAAGAGGAAGGGGTGGCTGGTCGAGCAGTTAATACGCGGATCATCGGCGCCAAACGGCACAAGCGAGCTGTTACTGGACGCCCTAATGGGTGCTGTAAGGGGCGCTGAGATGGTATCGCTTGGCCTAACGCCGCTGACACTTCAGGGCAAAGAGGAGGGGGTGGAAGCCTTATGGCTACGACTAGTTGTGCGGTGGGCACGCATGCACGGAAGACGGTTTTATAACTTTCACGGCATCGAGGCCTTTCGAGCACGACTTGCCCCTGACCGTTGGGAAAACGTATATGCCGTGGTAAATGCCCCCCAATTCACCCAGAAGGATCTATTTGCCATTATCGCTGCGTTCACACAAGAGCCCGTGAGTATCTACCTCATGCGCGCTTTGTTTCGCGCTGCCCAATGGGAATGGAGGCGAGGACAGGAAGTCGTAACAAGGTTGTCCTCGCTTTTGTCTATTCTCAAGAATCGCGGAAAGGGCTGCTGA
- a CDS encoding DEAD/DEAH box helicase, translating to MSLHDAMDFDGYLQDLRRSESYRGQIAHIERIPGQSACYGEVRTGSEPASSVRALHPDLERALRSQGIGRFYSHQADAITAALEGKHVTVVTSTASGKTLCYNVPVIQTVLEQPTARAFYLFPTKALTQDQLGKLNALGLFPTVRFASYDGDTSAEERRAVRRSAHIVLTNPDMLHRAILPNHIQWGSALANLRYVVIDEMHVYRGVFGAHVAHVLRRLRRLCRHYGSNPQFLCCSATIANPKELTERLTGVCEPVIIDKDGAPAGRRTFVFWNPPLIEQDDNTRSSTHTEATKLFCDLVSQGVRTIVFTKARKERRAYSPLCSRSVAG from the coding sequence TTGAGTCTGCATGATGCAATGGATTTTGATGGCTATCTTCAAGACCTGCGTCGTTCGGAATCCTATCGAGGCCAGATAGCGCATATCGAGCGTATACCTGGCCAATCGGCCTGCTATGGGGAAGTACGAACAGGTTCGGAACCTGCCTCTTCGGTGCGCGCGCTCCATCCGGATCTGGAGCGCGCCTTGCGTTCTCAGGGAATAGGGCGGTTCTACAGCCATCAGGCCGATGCTATCACCGCCGCACTCGAGGGGAAACATGTCACCGTGGTGACCTCCACGGCGAGCGGCAAAACGCTCTGTTATAATGTGCCGGTTATCCAAACGGTGCTCGAGCAACCAACAGCGCGCGCCTTTTACCTTTTTCCGACGAAGGCTTTGACACAAGATCAGCTCGGCAAGCTGAACGCGTTAGGGCTGTTTCCCACAGTGCGTTTCGCCTCCTACGATGGCGATACCTCTGCTGAAGAGCGCCGAGCGGTTCGTCGGTCCGCCCACATCGTGCTTACGAACCCCGACATGTTGCATCGTGCCATTCTGCCCAACCATATCCAGTGGGGAAGCGCTCTTGCAAACCTGCGCTATGTGGTGATAGATGAGATGCATGTCTATCGAGGGGTATTTGGTGCCCACGTAGCTCATGTACTGCGCCGATTACGTCGCCTCTGTCGTCACTATGGGTCGAACCCTCAATTTCTCTGTTGTTCTGCCACCATTGCAAATCCTAAGGAGCTGACCGAGCGGCTTACCGGCGTGTGCGAACCGGTGATCATAGACAAGGATGGAGCGCCAGCCGGCCGAAGAACGTTCGTTTTTTGGAACCCTCCTCTTATCGAACAGGACGACAATACGCGAAGCAGTACCCACACCGAGGCCACGAAGTTGTTCTGTGATCTGGTTTCTCAGGGGGTGCGTACCATTGTTTTTACCAAGGCACGCAAGGAGCGCCGAGCTTATTCTCCGCTATGCTCGCGATCTGTTGCAGGCTAG
- the tatC gene encoding twin-arginine translocase subunit TatC — translation MAKTPHYDEKRMELTEHLAELRMRIIRSLFYVLVGAILAYQVFTPIYNFLYQPLAKQIDRLDKQRIIANTTSANKIVFGSDGHIYLPPLHNPPTYQDIENLRELVIWGLQHPGQKPVIGDVFRNFHEMFLVRLKLSLLFGFILVIPFVLWEAAAFVLPALTPQERRPLRLMFPISVFLLLFGVVVAYITMFYAMGWFLSYLSDFPPGATLMQDPNDYIVFMVKMMAAFGVAFQLPVVLMAGTYLGIVNSKSLIKQWRWGVLIAVVGGLLTPSNDIISWTLMVIPLLVLYFGSYFLVRLVEWIKIRDQARAARSQQPRPGTA, via the coding sequence ATGGCCAAAACACCGCACTATGATGAAAAGCGAATGGAGCTTACAGAGCATCTTGCGGAGCTGCGGATGCGCATTATCCGCTCGCTCTTTTATGTGCTTGTGGGTGCCATTTTGGCCTATCAGGTGTTCACTCCCATCTATAACTTCCTTTACCAACCCTTGGCCAAACAGATCGATCGGCTCGATAAGCAGCGCATTATTGCCAACACCACGTCGGCTAACAAGATCGTTTTTGGATCGGACGGTCATATCTATCTGCCACCCCTTCACAACCCGCCGACGTATCAGGATATCGAGAACCTGCGGGAGTTGGTGATTTGGGGTCTGCAGCACCCCGGTCAAAAGCCGGTAATAGGCGACGTATTTCGCAATTTCCATGAGATGTTTCTCGTGCGCCTTAAACTGAGCCTGCTTTTTGGCTTTATTCTCGTTATTCCCTTCGTTCTTTGGGAAGCGGCGGCTTTCGTGCTACCTGCTCTCACTCCGCAGGAGCGGCGGCCTTTACGGCTTATGTTTCCTATCTCGGTGTTTCTTCTGCTTTTCGGCGTGGTGGTGGCCTACATCACCATGTTCTATGCGATGGGCTGGTTTTTGTCCTACTTAAGCGATTTTCCTCCCGGCGCCACGCTGATGCAAGACCCTAACGACTACATCGTGTTCATGGTAAAGATGATGGCGGCCTTTGGGGTAGCCTTTCAACTGCCGGTCGTGCTGATGGCGGGTACCTACTTGGGCATTGTTAATTCAAAAAGCCTTATCAAGCAATGGCGCTGGGGTGTGCTCATTGCGGTGGTAGGTGGCCTGCTGACCCCTTCTAACGACATCATCTCGTGGACGCTCATGGTCATACCTCTGCTCGTGCTCTACTTCGGCAGCTACTTCTTGGTACGCCTCGTAGAGTGGATTAAAATACGCGATCAAGCGAGGGCGGCGCGCTCTCAACAGCCACGCCCAGGAACCGCCTAA
- a CDS encoding chloride channel protein, translating to MSLARTQALLQNNFKKRRFNPMSLPDNPLSQETASSSTKSDVKPQERPTVAVSGVETYNPLPPDAPTETYAAYRWYLEQATLLVNTFKWAVLGTAVGILAGLGVRLYLYILNHAIGFGHALDRFGIPHFWLLPLILPLCVLLAHITTRQKAHDDLESQEGTDAVIEAIHTRSGRLDPFAIPVRLFLSILTLFGGGSVGKEGPAAQIGALFSSLLSDLLRLSDEDRRRLVICGVSAGFAAVFGTPISGALFGVEVLYLGRLEYPVLFPCIVAGIVGHLACGASPPVPVLVPGNGHAHQLSQPMLVLLSLLSGVFFGLVAMLLIETMRFLDQQLRRFASHPFWVAVFGGTALAVLYQLAGSGYADLSEPLIRSALEGTARIMLLAFLVKIIATSLSLKTGGAGGIVTPLFFIGSTAGAAMAQILHLPVPLFARFGFVAVLAAAANTPIAASVMALELLGGHFGVEAALCACTAFLIVGHRSVFSSQYLGYSKAAGLLPTLDVPIGKIVPSDIQLHENSFIKRLERALQKRHGKEDN from the coding sequence ATGAGCTTAGCGAGGACGCAAGCTTTACTCCAGAACAACTTCAAGAAACGCCGGTTCAACCCCATGTCGCTACCCGATAACCCCTTGTCTCAAGAGACAGCATCCTCCTCTACAAAATCCGATGTAAAGCCTCAAGAACGCCCTACTGTAGCCGTCTCTGGTGTTGAAACCTATAACCCATTACCGCCAGATGCGCCTACAGAGACATATGCAGCCTATCGGTGGTACCTAGAGCAGGCGACACTGCTTGTCAATACGTTCAAATGGGCGGTACTTGGAACGGCGGTTGGCATCTTGGCCGGTCTTGGGGTTCGCCTGTATCTTTACATTCTCAACCACGCCATTGGGTTCGGGCATGCGCTTGATCGCTTTGGCATTCCACACTTTTGGCTCCTTCCGCTAATCCTTCCGCTTTGTGTGCTCTTAGCCCATATTACCACACGCCAAAAAGCGCACGACGACCTGGAATCGCAGGAGGGCACTGATGCTGTGATCGAGGCTATTCATACCCGTAGTGGTCGCCTCGATCCGTTCGCTATCCCCGTGCGCCTCTTTCTCAGCATTCTCACCCTGTTCGGCGGAGGCTCGGTAGGAAAGGAGGGGCCGGCAGCCCAGATCGGAGCCCTGTTCTCCAGCCTGCTTTCCGACCTTCTGCGCCTTTCAGATGAAGACCGCCGTCGTCTTGTGATCTGCGGGGTGAGCGCTGGTTTTGCCGCCGTCTTTGGAACCCCTATCTCCGGCGCGCTCTTTGGCGTAGAGGTGCTTTACCTGGGTAGGTTGGAATATCCGGTGCTTTTTCCCTGCATTGTAGCCGGTATCGTGGGTCATCTTGCCTGTGGCGCATCGCCTCCCGTGCCCGTGCTGGTTCCTGGGAACGGACACGCCCATCAACTATCTCAGCCGATGCTTGTACTGTTGAGTCTGCTTTCCGGGGTGTTCTTTGGTCTTGTGGCGATGCTGCTTATTGAGACAATGCGCTTTCTCGATCAGCAGCTACGGCGCTTTGCATCCCATCCCTTTTGGGTCGCAGTATTCGGCGGAACAGCTCTCGCTGTGCTTTACCAACTTGCCGGTTCAGGATATGCAGACCTGAGCGAACCCCTGATTCGATCGGCTCTGGAGGGAACGGCGAGAATCATGCTTCTCGCTTTTCTGGTAAAGATTATCGCTACCTCACTCAGCTTAAAAACAGGGGGTGCCGGTGGCATCGTCACCCCTCTTTTCTTCATCGGCTCAACCGCCGGCGCTGCGATGGCGCAGATTCTGCATCTGCCTGTTCCGCTCTTCGCCCGTTTCGGCTTTGTTGCCGTCCTTGCTGCCGCTGCCAACACTCCTATCGCCGCCTCAGTAATGGCTCTCGAACTGCTAGGAGGCCATTTTGGAGTCGAAGCAGCCCTCTGCGCCTGTACGGCTTTTCTCATTGTAGGGCACCGCAGCGTGTTCTCAAGCCAGTATCTTGGCTATTCTAAGGCAGCTGGACTGCTGCCAACGCTCGACGTACCTATCGGCAAGATCGTTCCTTCCGACATCCAACTCCACGAAAACAGTTTCATAAAACGCCTCGAGCGCGCTCTTCAAAAACGACACGGAAAAGAAGACAACTAG
- a CDS encoding ArnT family glycosyltransferase, which yields MEVEEPVGAEALPSGKKASVLGLSWETIRAVGFITLLGFLLRLFGITWSLPNAHHPFATYHPDELINLSAALQADIPHLKLDIGFYNYGTFYFYLVSLAETIAAGYGLLPSPQTPNAAHQAALFLVGRLVTVLMGTLTIPVVFALGRRLYGARIGWWAGLFYAVAPLAVVYGHFLAVDVPANLFVALALLWSARLIESDSARDGLLAGIWVGLAAATKYTAGVVIVAPLIALCWAKSPHRLRTAVLVGLGVLLAFFVGCPGPLVNWNVFWNGLPGYPGSGVYYELFVHSRQGHGLLFVHTGPGWWYHLIISFPWGLGLPLYAAALWGVGVAGRRRTIGDRLLLLFTALYFLIIGFSAVRFARYTLPLFIPLAVLTARGLEEVHGNRARERLRQGLLTVVALLTLLLSVGWVRRMVALTPQDRAAAYLWHVLPPGASVAFPTIPWFYSPPLSPLFGLPSPVQRAKAAQEDTRFRLRIPSREWDRSVLSPLPDAVVFSNFETMHPLRLALPSARRFLAALPRDYKRVYFGSGPPLGAPPWQTIIPDDFLYVCPKITVCIAPKYALAPE from the coding sequence TTGGAGGTCGAGGAACCTGTTGGTGCAGAAGCGTTGCCGAGTGGCAAGAAAGCCTCTGTGCTTGGGCTTTCTTGGGAAACCATACGAGCCGTTGGCTTCATAACGCTGTTAGGGTTCTTGCTGCGTCTGTTTGGTATTACATGGAGCTTGCCAAATGCCCATCATCCTTTTGCAACCTATCATCCCGATGAGCTTATCAACTTAAGTGCAGCGCTTCAGGCAGATATTCCCCATCTCAAGCTCGACATAGGGTTTTATAACTACGGTACTTTCTATTTCTACCTAGTAAGTTTAGCTGAGACGATAGCGGCGGGCTATGGTCTGCTACCGTCCCCTCAAACACCCAACGCGGCGCATCAAGCTGCTCTCTTTCTTGTGGGCCGTCTTGTGACCGTGCTGATGGGTACGCTCACCATCCCCGTGGTCTTTGCCTTAGGCAGGCGCCTCTATGGAGCGCGTATCGGTTGGTGGGCTGGCCTCTTTTATGCGGTGGCGCCTTTAGCTGTGGTCTACGGCCATTTCCTGGCAGTGGATGTGCCGGCAAATCTCTTTGTGGCGCTTGCGCTCTTATGGAGCGCTCGGCTGATAGAGAGCGATAGCGCGCGAGATGGACTGTTGGCCGGAATTTGGGTTGGGCTGGCAGCGGCAACAAAATATACCGCTGGGGTAGTGATTGTAGCCCCCCTCATAGCCCTCTGTTGGGCTAAAAGCCCGCACAGGCTGAGGACAGCCGTGCTTGTAGGACTGGGCGTGCTGCTGGCGTTCTTTGTGGGGTGCCCTGGCCCTCTGGTGAACTGGAATGTCTTTTGGAATGGCCTTCCCGGTTATCCCGGTTCTGGGGTCTACTACGAGCTTTTTGTTCACTCACGTCAGGGGCACGGGCTTTTGTTTGTCCACACGGGACCTGGGTGGTGGTACCACCTCATCATCTCCTTTCCGTGGGGGCTAGGGCTTCCCCTCTACGCCGCGGCTTTATGGGGAGTAGGGGTGGCCGGTAGGAGGCGCACGATAGGCGATAGACTGCTGCTGCTGTTTACTGCCCTCTATTTTCTTATCATTGGGTTCTCTGCGGTACGGTTTGCGCGCTATACCCTGCCGCTTTTTATTCCACTTGCTGTACTTACGGCGCGGGGGTTAGAGGAGGTGCATGGGAACAGAGCCAGGGAGCGGTTGCGGCAAGGCCTCTTAACCGTGGTAGCGTTGCTTACATTGTTACTATCTGTAGGATGGGTTCGAAGGATGGTGGCACTCACACCCCAAGATCGGGCTGCAGCCTATCTTTGGCACGTGTTGCCTCCAGGTGCCTCCGTTGCGTTTCCAACGATTCCCTGGTTCTACTCGCCCCCGCTATCTCCGCTCTTTGGGTTGCCTTCACCCGTTCAACGGGCGAAAGCAGCCCAAGAGGACACGCGATTTCGTCTGCGCATTCCTTCTAGGGAATGGGATCGGTCTGTACTATCTCCACTGCCCGATGCCGTAGTGTTTTCCAATTTTGAGACAATGCATCCGTTGCGGCTCGCATTGCCCTCTGCCCGACGTTTTCTTGCCGCTCTGCCAAGAGATTATAAGCGGGTTTATTTTGGCTCTGGGCCACCCTTGGGCGCACCCCCTTGGCAGACCATCATTCCCGACGATTTTCTCTACGTATGTCCGAAGATAACCGTCTGTATAGCGCCCAAGTACGCCTTAGCACCAGAGTAA
- a CDS encoding ArsR/SmtB family transcription factor yields the protein MKNSQPRSVSSYARSGAQSHLAPICKIFAALSHPVRLQIVRRLCQQPCTVNALARELGVAQPTISQNLAVLNQVGLVVAEAQGTQRLYRLRGPRIALMLTLLEEFCRVHELSEDASFTPEQLQETPVQPHVATR from the coding sequence ATGAAGAATAGCCAGCCCAGAAGTGTCAGCTCGTATGCCAGGAGCGGAGCGCAGAGCCACCTCGCGCCCATCTGTAAAATCTTTGCGGCTCTGTCGCATCCGGTGCGCCTGCAGATCGTTAGACGGCTTTGCCAACAGCCGTGCACGGTGAACGCGCTCGCGCGAGAGCTTGGCGTTGCCCAACCGACAATCTCTCAAAACCTGGCCGTTCTCAACCAGGTAGGTCTCGTGGTGGCCGAAGCCCAAGGCACACAACGTCTATATCGCCTTCGAGGCCCGCGCATCGCCCTTATGCTCACTCTCTTAGAGGAGTTCTGTCGCGTGCATGAGCTTAGCGAGGACGCAAGCTTTACTCCAGAACAACTTCAAGAAACGCCGGTTCAACCCCATGTCGCTACCCGATAA
- the trpD gene encoding anthranilate phosphoribosyltransferase, with translation MLKQILNELVLGKNLTREQAAQLMQLLMEGEATPAQVGGLLVALRMKGETVEEITGFAQAMRTRLQPVHPQSTPLLDTCGTGGGRFRVFNVSTAVAFVLAAAGTYVAKHGNRAVSGTCGSADVLEALGARIDLSPEQCARCIDEVGVGFLFAPLHHPALRHVGGPRRELGIRTVFNLLGPLVNPAGATLRLMGIYDESLCRTAAEALHALGTTSAIVAHGHIGVGEIATVGTTLIAELREGHVDTYTLTRRDFGLPSQEPRLEDLMPEATPEANAALLRRVFTPQHDDTGTRAKRELVAVNAAAALRVCGYVEDWQDAYQMAQDLIASCKPLETLERFVAFTRKF, from the coding sequence ATGTTAAAACAGATCTTGAATGAGCTTGTATTAGGCAAAAACCTCACCCGCGAACAGGCCGCTCAGCTCATGCAGCTGCTAATGGAGGGCGAAGCGACCCCAGCGCAAGTAGGGGGGCTGTTGGTGGCCTTGCGAATGAAAGGCGAAACCGTAGAGGAGATCACTGGTTTTGCCCAAGCCATGCGCACTCGCCTCCAGCCGGTCCACCCACAAAGCACCCCCCTGCTGGATACTTGCGGAACCGGTGGAGGGCGCTTTCGAGTATTTAACGTCTCGACAGCTGTCGCCTTTGTGCTTGCCGCCGCCGGAACCTATGTGGCGAAACACGGAAATCGTGCAGTATCTGGCACGTGTGGAAGTGCAGATGTTCTAGAAGCCCTTGGTGCGCGCATTGACCTCAGCCCCGAGCAGTGTGCCCGATGTATAGATGAAGTCGGCGTGGGTTTCCTCTTTGCTCCGCTTCACCATCCAGCTCTCCGACATGTGGGCGGACCTCGACGCGAATTGGGCATTCGCACCGTCTTTAATCTCCTTGGGCCGCTAGTCAACCCGGCGGGGGCGACCCTCCGCCTTATGGGCATCTACGATGAAAGCCTTTGTCGAACGGCCGCAGAGGCCCTGCATGCGCTTGGCACCACAAGCGCCATCGTAGCTCATGGTCATATCGGCGTCGGGGAGATCGCCACCGTGGGCACCACCCTTATTGCGGAGTTGAGAGAGGGGCACGTTGATACCTACACCCTCACCCGACGTGACTTTGGACTTCCATCGCAAGAGCCGCGCTTAGAAGACCTCATGCCCGAAGCTACGCCCGAAGCCAACGCGGCGCTCCTTCGTCGTGTTTTCACCCCCCAACACGACGATACTGGAACACGCGCTAAACGCGAGCTGGTAGCCGTCAACGCTGCTGCAGCCCTGCGAGTCTGCGGTTATGTGGAAGACTGGCAAGATGCCTACCAAATGGCTCAAGACCTTATCGCCTCCTGTAAGCCCTTAGAGACCCTTGAGCGCTTTGTAGCATTCACCCGAAAGTTCTAG